The DNA sequence TACATTTCTTCCTGATTTTAAGTGATGCTGTCCAGCACAGCATCATTGACATTAATGGAAAGGTTGGCAATTCACACTGACAGCAAAatcaggcctttttttttgtaattttatgaCAGCCTTAGGGAGACTGAGACCTGACTAAAGAACACATACTCACGTCTCAGACCTCTGTGGCTTCGAGATAATTCCTTCGAGACTCTCATGCTCTTACCACAGCCTGGAAAAAATTCAGGTGAGCATTAGGCAGGGTCAGCTGCACCACCAAAGCAAGCCTTTCCATACAGGGTATCTCTGAAAGCGGAAACAGTTATTTTCTAATATAATTAAAAACAGCATGCGGCTAAGATTAATATAAAACTAATTAGACAGATACTTTCAAATTACCAACGTGGATGCTTACAGGGAAGCTGCCTGTTCTAATCTGCTCTTCTGCATGTGCAGCTGCTGGCTGAATTTGAGATGTGCAGCACTACGTGACCTGAATATTGCAAAAGCCACTTTCTGGAAATTGGCTAGTAAGCAGAGgcattattttcttcctccacAAGAGGAAGCCTTCAATACGGAGGATAAACAAGTGCCTCGTTGCACCTACCTTCTACTTCTCTTTTGTGGTTGAGCTCTGGATACTAAACTTGCATTTACGCAACCTAGGATTAAAATCATGATAAAGACCAGCACATATGCCTACAGAGAAATGGGATTGCTGGTCTCAAGACACTGCTGTGTAGCATGAAGTTTCAAACGGAGAAGAAAGCCTCTTCGGCCACCACAGAGAGCAAGAACAGTCTCTTCTCTAGCGAGGAGCAAGGTTGCATACTAAACAAAATCATACGAATTTGTGCGCTCTAAAGGAGTTTCATTTGATAGTCGCAGGAATGACACTCTTGGAGCCAGACATCCACTGGTGCTAGTTTCTCCCCAGTGTCTTGCCAATGAGCTGCGTATGTCACCAAGATAATACTGCACGTGGCAAATTGAACTAAATGTGGTATCCCAGGATTAATAATGTTTATCATTATTGCATTCATCTCACTAATAACTCTGCTAGGTGACCTGTGACCAGCAGGTACAATTGTGCTGCTGAGGAAAACGCATTTCATTTGGTTTAGTAGATTCCTACAGTAGACACAGTACATGAATTCAGGTTAAATAGAAAGTAGTTTTGCACTGGAAATCCAAAATTTCTCCTTTCAAAACTTTTCTCAAGCCCAGAATGAATGAAGATAGTGAAAGCAAATACAGATCGTGAGAAAGAAGAGCTGACAACCAAAATTACTAATGTGAAGAAAAAGTTTAAATACAAGCAGCATGTCCAGGCAGAGTATATATGTCCTTTCCGCTTCTGGTACAgggttatatatttttttaaaccaccaAACTCTCCCCTTCTGCACCATACAAGCCCACTCACAAGAAAAGAAGCCATTGGAGCCAATATGGAAAAGCCCCAAACAGCTAcagtttttcaaaataaacatatcCGTGAAAAGTCTTGTTGCGCGAGTATTGCAGATAGAGAAGCTGTTAAATTACACACCTGATGTTTAAAGAGAAACTTCTCAGGTTACGCCTCAACACCTGCAGATGAATTATCTTTGGCCGCAATGCCAGTATCTCTTGCAAATAAATAGGTTTGAAACTTTCAGTTCTGACACAAAACTGCAAGTCTTACCTTAGTTTACTCCTATGCAGGCCAAAGCAGGGATTTCCGCCACATATCTGTCAGTGATAAGAGTCAAAGGTGAGTCTACGAAAAGGTGTTTCAGCCCAATATATATTACTGTATGTTGTTTTCCCCAGAAAGAGTTACTGGGCTGAGGATGTATAATGCCATATTTCATACTCAAGTGAATAATTGCCTCTTAAATGCTTTCTGTACAATGGTCCTTAAAAAACCAGGAAATATTTATAATGGAAATTCAAGCACAGCCTTATCTGTCCCAGGCCATGCTGCCATAGCATACATGATGGATCTTTTTTCCACCACTGACAAAGCGATTCAGAGAGTTACATACAAAGATTGTTACAAAGCAAGTAAgtgaagaaaataatgatttatgCACATTTCCAGCATGTGCACATTATTCAATTCCAGTCGAAACGTTTGTTAACAACTCATTAAATATCTGTATTCCAGTGCAAATAGTAAAAAAACAAGGTAGTAAACAACTAGGGCACTGTTAGTCGTGACACTGAAAACCTCACTCCCTCGGCTTTTGAGTACGCAGGTAAggacctttactcacaaagacgCTGGTACAGGGAGGCTGACGATACTGATGAGCACAAGCAAACTCGCTGCACCGCCAGGGACCAGAAGAGCTTCCATCTCAAACACCTGGGCTCACCGGGAATTTATCTTCTTTCAGTGTAGGAACCACTTTTCTTTGGAGCATGATACTCACGAAAGCTGAGATTTTAGCTGAACCTCAATGGTATGAGCTAAGCACCTGGCCTGAGATACTCACAGAAGAAAGCaactacttttttcccctcagatttaGTCAAATGGTTACTTTTGCTCATAGATTTTAGGATTTTACTATTTACTGGAAAAATGCAGATGTAATGTGCTACtggacattaaaagaaaattgcataTAAAACAGAATACTCAACAcaaaggaggctttttttttaaaaaaaaaaaacaaacaggttgCAGTTTATTCTCAGTATATTATTCAATTACCAGTAAAACATTTACAAGTCTTTCAGCAGAACACATCagcaatcaaaaataaaattaacccTAATGAGACAATAACCGGAGATACCTTTCTCCATTTCTCAAAGAGCAGCAAGTGTCATATAAGTATGAAATGCCTTTCCCCTTTGCCCGTGGCTCCTCTGGTGCCTGGTGGGCTTCCCCGCTGCAGGAGGAAcgctgcctcctgctccagcgCCGCGGGCCCCTGCCCTCTCTTAACCTTCACAAGTCTTTCCCAAGTCACAATGACTTGTCGGCAGGAGTCCTTTCAACGGCCATATAGGGCATCCTCAGCAAAACCTCTCCTTCTCACCCCAAATACTGTGCATTCTGGGCTTCTCCTCCTTATTGAAACGATGAAAGGTAACAAAGCAAACCATGCAGCGCTAGTCAGTGCAGATCCAACAAAGTAAATATGTCAATACAACGTATACACGTGTAACCTAATGCATTTTCACATGATACACAGACAAAGCATGTATTGATTTTCCTCTGatattcatctttttttattGCCATTGATTTCACACAGTTTTTCTACGCTCTGATTGCATCAGTCTTTTTAGTATCTGTTTTCTCTGCAGTAAGTTTTCCATAATGCTTAAAAGCATTTACTTTTCCCCTCTAATTCTGTCCAACCAGTATTGGCTGTACTCTGAAAAGTAAACACTGTATGAGCTGTTCCTTATCATTTGATAGATCTTTTCACCCTCTAGATTTGAAGTCAGGTCAGTTAATTGAAAAATAAGTTTCTGCTGGTTTTATTACTACCAGTTGCAACAATTTTGCAGGGATATTAGGAGAAAAGTGGCCCCCGTTTAGCTCCTCTTTTATTATTGGAACTGTTAATGAAGTTCAAAGCATGAAGTCCAAACTCCACTTCCAGTTATAAATCCTGTTCTCACCTATAGATAAGGTAATCACAttaattatataaaataattgCATTATATGACTAAAAAGCTGTAATTAAGGGCAGAATAGAACATGTATAGTCATGTAACTGGGAAAGTAAGCAAAGCTACACTTTGATTTTACAGCCAGATTCAacttgaaaaagtaaaaataagaaaatctatTCATTTAGTTCTTAACTAAGAAATGCCTTTATAAACCACTGGGACAGGTAAGCAAACCAGTACTGGcatttttgcagtcatttttcaAAGCGTAAAGCAACCTGTCTGTATACACAAACACACTCTCCTTGGCTGTCTCAATGCTTGCATGAAATGCCTTTAAAACCAGCAGCTGAATTTTACAGCTTTCTAATCTCTTTGCTATCATTACAGATAAAAACGGCACCCTAACTACTACCTCCTTTCTGGCAATTATGACAGAAGATTCCATTTAACTGTCTGCATAACTCTCTTTTTTGCCATGTGGTAGATGCCAAGCCACCGAATCAACCATAACTGTAAATTGGCTCAACTATACAGTTTGCACAGAGGGCAAAGGAGTCACTTATACAAAGAAGACTCAGCAGAGATCCCCAGGAGTATGCTGGATATGTGACCCAGCGCCCCTGCCCATTTTAGCCAAGCCTAAGTCTAGTCCACTGTCAACTTATGGATCACAAAGAAACCATCTGGGAGCAACATATTTTCCCTCTAAGAAATACCATGAtgatattttatttacaaaattaatAGACCATAGTGTATTCTGCTATAGGAGTACTGTGTCCTTCTGTACTACTGTCAGTTAATATTGCTTCTGCTGAAACCAAGAATAGCTTTGCTGGAATGAAATTGGTAGCAGGAGGTCTACTATACAATAAGGTATCAACCGCATACAGAGGAACACAATCAACCTATGCACAATCTATAGCCTAAATGAAGCTATCTAAAGAAACGGATCTGAACATTGGTAAAAGGCCATGTTAAGCtagtttctttttcccctcattatCTCCCAGTGTCAGAGTTCTCCTTATTAGTTCTTTTTCTGTTCAAGAGCTGCCTTATTTTTGCCATCAGCATCTCTCTGAAGTGATCAcccattaagaaataaaaaacaggatTAATGACACTATTTAAAAATGCAATGGGTCTTGTGATGATATAAACGACATTGATGATGTTCTGTGTGCACACAGATACATTCAAGGCTGGTATTCGGGAAGCAAGTCGGACATTGCGCATTATGTGATATGGAGTAAACAGTAACGAGAAGATAACCACCGTTAGGATGACTAAAGAAAGAGGTTTTTCAAGCGTCGGGAAAGAACTGTTTTGCTCACTCCTGTTCTTAAGAAATATAACCATCTTTACGTAGAAGAAGCACATGACACAGAGAGGGATAAGGAACCCAAAGACAGTCAGAAACATACTATAGATGATGCTTTTTGCTGGGTCTCCAGAACTTGCATAATCAAGACAGTTGTCGTTATCGGCAGCTGCCATAGTCACAAGGAAATGCATCAGTGGCAACAGTTCCAACACAACCCAGATCCATATCGCAACAGACACTATAACAgcagtttttctcttctgtagaaAATGTTCTCTGAAAGGATGTTTCATGAGCAGGTATCGGTCAATACTGATAAAGGTAAGGAAAAGGATGCTGGTGTACAGGTTTGCATGCAACAGGAATCTGTTGCTATGGCAGAAGATGCTCTCCTTTGCCCACTGATCTCTAGAGTAGCTTTTCACAAGCACTGGAAGAGTACACAGAAATAATAAATCTGATAACGATAAATTAAACAGGTAGATGTTGCcacttttccagtttttcaagcagaaaatatagCCAAATACAACAATGGTGTTTCCAGTGAGGCCTAAAATGAACTCAAGGCTATACATGGTGGAAAGATAATACTTTTCTAGGAAACCGACCATCAGCAAACAGTCGCCTGTCTCGTTCACAGcctggaaaattaaaaagaataaaaataaataacaacaaaagaaaaaaataacaaaagatcaTTGCATTGCTACTGTACATCGTTGCAGTAATAGGTGAATATAGTATGCTCTTTCCTTACAGCTTACGGGAGTAGACACTAGAACTCAAAGAACCTGTGCACGCAAGATTTCTACTTTCAGTTACGGACAGGAGTTACTACACAAGACGAAATTTGGTGTGAGCAAAAAAAACTGGGTAAGGACTTTGAAAtagatacaaaaaaataaaaggatcatTTGTAACATGTAAACTGCCACTTAGCCAGGCTCAAGACCGTAACAGGAGGGTGGGAACGTGAAACTTGTCTGTGACTAACTCATCACAGCCCTCTTTGAAAGTCATCTGCGTTTGTATCACATAACTTCAGTTCCATGTTTTACTTATCACTAAAGCAGAAGTCCACATTCAAGATTAATACAGGACTGAGTCATTAGTAGCAATGTGGCTATCTTCTGAAGATGCTTCTCAGAATTCATTAAAAAGTTAGGAAGTTTATTAAATTAACTGAAACGTTAATTATGGACTTTGTATATTTTTGTTAGTAACTCTACCAGAATTGCACGGGAAAATCTTGTGAAGATGGAGCGTGTATCCTATGCATTACAATTAATATTGTCTAAGGAATTCTGAGCCATTCCTGTTGAAACAGGCTATTTCTGTATTTGCAATTTTATAATTCTTttctcatagctttttttttttttttttttttttttttttacaaaaagccCTTTTAAGAATGGAAGGTCTTTTATGACTGAAAAGTCAGAGTTGATCCAAAAGATACTGTAGTCAATGGGGAAATATTAATGAAATACAGCAAAGTTCTGTATAAAACTCTTTCAAGACAAAATTCACAAACTCTCGTTTGTTTTTGTAATTAACAATCTCTGAAGTGAAAACCAGAACTACATTCAACACTGGATATGATTTATTCAACCACAGTTAATAAATTCTGCTAAAATAATAAATAGCTAATAAATTGTGCTAAAATCATTGTATAATGAAGTGCCCAAAGTCCTATTCCTCTAAATGCTACAGCATACCACTAAATGATACAAGAATGGGAGAGGCCGTGCTGCTGTGAAAGTTTTCAGTATAGCAAAGGCATGTCTATTTGGCAGCCAAAGTATAAGTAAGGGAGATGCTATATCAAGGGAGCGTTAAGAAGTTTCAAAATTCTGTCTATTGAGTATTTGCAAAGTTTAGTCTCCGtttcatttcatcatagaaggctcttAGGAACTTTTTATTAAAACTGCAAGGAGGGTTGCCCCAGCACATTTCAGTCACCCCTCCTTCACCaccatttaattttctttttggctCCAAAtgattgcttttgctttttgcttggAAGCAATCCTTCCAAATAGATTATTTCAAacatcctatttttttcttcaaaaagtttcTCAGAAAGAATACATTACACAGTAAACACACTCATTCAGATTTCAGAAGGCAAGCTGAGTATTTATCCCTTTACTCAATGAAGTCAGTATATTTTAAGCCacaaaatagaaacatttctagGAAGCTGCACCAAGCGTAAGTTTGCTTGAGGGGATATTGTGCTTTCTAGTTTGGTTAGAGAAGTGCTTTCAAGCAATAGGGACAGAAATAGAATACAATCTCTAGTGTTCTTCCTCTTCGTGCAAACACACATACACCTACTTTGCAGGGTCATTACAAGACAAAGATAAATTTTAGTGAGAGCCTTTTGTTAAAATACTGGCAAAATATAACTAGAAAGTAGGGAGAAACTAAACGATAGAAAGGTAGAATACAGACTAAAACTGAAATTGAGCTGAGCTCTAGAAGAGCAGCAATGATGTGACTCGCAAAATTTGCTTAAGAGAGGGTCTCTAAAGACcatgcaattattttaaatattttcaaagttgtTATAGTGTCTAGAATTTGTTAACTCTCTGAACATATGCATATCTGATAGCAAAGtactatattttatttcaaaggtaGATCATGTGAATAAAGTACAACATGTAGCAAGTTCATAAGGTTACATGGAACAAATATCTACACTTATGCCGTATACcattagaaacaaaaattatATAGAGATGTATTCTCACAATGATCAGAATAACGTCATATCATGCTTTTAGCTTAACCCTGGCTCATCAGACTCCTGAGAAGAAACTTTAGGAATATTCCTATTAGAAAGACCATTGCACCATCATTAGCATTTTAAATACaagtaagaatttaaaaaatactgtattgaCAGATACATTGATTTGGGTAGTTGTTACGAAAAGATTGAttaatcacttttaaaataagtagTCAGGGTAAAACAATTTAAGAATTTGTTCAGAAGTTTTCTCACTAGTGAAAATAGCACGGTCTTCTTTAGAAGCTAAAGCTCAAGAGACTCTGGCTGATTAGAGACCTGCTTACCTACATCACTTACCATCCTGAGGGCTAGCTGCCGTCTCCTGATGGGCACTCGCTGACCATGACTCAGTGAAAACCTTTAGATCACTGGAGTGCAGCTTAACGTAGCTGCTTTAACCTAATTTGCATATAATTGAGTCATTAATGAGTcaatgcaaaggaaaaatttgTTTGGCTGAGCAGTACACAGGGGCAGTGTTAGTGTAAGGAAAGTATTGCAAAATTCATGTTGAGCCAGCCAGAGAAGCAAACAAACACTTCCTCTTTGCAGAGAGACCTGGCAGAAACAGCCACATGCCATTCAGGAGGAATGCTTATCAGGTCTCCTTCACGCTCATTTAGCAGTTTTATTTGAGGGGCTTTGATCTTTGAGGGGCTGCATCTGTAGAAAATTTGGCTTTGATACAATGATTCTGAATGAAATACTCCTAACTGGAAGAACGGCAGTAACTCGTCCTGAATCACAGAATCGGCAGTCAAGAGATTGCTCCATCTCCCTTTAGCTAGCCACCTCTGTGGGAACCAGCTACCTTGTGCACGCTTCCATTTTCGGTTAAAATAAAGGGAATGACTCCTACTTCATGGAGGCATTCAGAGGGTGAGTTCACTGAGGTTTGTAACACATTTTGACAGATTCAGACAGGCTTTTTGAAGGATGAATCGTGGTGTCTTGTGTTCCGATTAAATTCAGTTTTCCAGACAACAACAGAACAGTCTCTCCTTTCACAGTTAGAAGTCAACACAACAGATGCAACATATCAATGAAATTTTATAGCTGGCAAACCAATTAACACAAGATATTTTAGGAAAACACTTAGCATTTATATAGTAATACATGTGAACACTTTCAAAGCTTGCTGTTCTATTTTTCACTGCTCTCTAGTCTTattatgttttcaaaattaagaaCAAATGCTGCTAATGCAAAGTGGCTCTGCTCCATTGCAACTAATGCACCAGAACCAGTTTATATCAGCATAAAAATTGTTTCTTGGTTTTAACCTGGGCATTAACATTTTTACATGTgggttttaatgtatttttacatgTGGACCAATGTCTCaacccttctgcagctccagggtcccccctAGAAGATTAGGTTTCAGTTCCCTGAGGGCAGGGCATACTCAGCTTGGGTATCCTGAGGGAAAATGTTAATCATCGTATGAAAAAGTGAGGgcgctacttttttttttttaaaacgtaaaAGTTAGCAGGTGAAAAGTCCTAGTGGTGTTTTGTGGAATGTGATTCCATAGCTGTGCAGCTGACGTCTGTAAGATGCTTCCCGACTTGGGATTTTCACTAGCACAGAGTAGGTTTGTAACTAGAAGAGATTTTCTGAAAATCCTACGCTGTGAAACATAAGCTGTTGTATAGTTTCATTTAACTTCTACTGCTATGTGTAAGTCTGTTCTAAGTGAGGTTTCAAGCCCAAAAGCTACTACTGTGTGTCCTGCAAATACACATTAATGGCTGAAGACGAAAGAACAGTCTTGCTTTGCTTGCTCTTGCAAAAAATACAGCTGATTTCAAAAAATACAGCTGATTTCAGCCTGCTACGTAAAAACTACTTCACTCTGTATGAAGGCTGCAGTTTGCATTTATAGTTGATAGGCCtacttttcaagaaaaacaaagtcGCAGCACTTGGGGGTTGGGGAGGAGACTCGTTAATCTACATTTTAGCCAACTGTTCAAAAATCACTTTATTCACCAGTTGATGGCAACTTCCTCAGAATCACTGAGAGAGATCAAATCAGCTAATACCCCATACTGACCAGATGGTCATGCATTTGTAATGCAGGTACATATACTCAGATCTAATTGCTTCATCTGATGCCAGCAAAAATAGGACGTTCATGCAGTATTTAGATTGCGTTCAGCACCTAGGGAACACAGGCATTGCTCCTGCCGCTGTCCACTAGGCAACTGCTCCCAGCAAAACAACAGGCATgttaaaaagcagaatgaaacatTTGTTTACATCTCCACCCACTGATCATCTCACTTCATCTGTCtcagaaggcaggaaaaaaaaattgacattcTGGTATTTTAAGCAGATCTCAAAAAACTCCTCTGATGATTTAGCCCTTGGTACACCGTATATGAGAGAAGGACCATCCTCACAGGCAAAAGAGGAAGCCAAGCCTAAGGAATTTAAGCAGAATAGGCAGAAGCCCATTTCATTCAAAACTTGGGTAAGGATGCAGAGGAGGGCAACGGCGGCGCTGCGCCCTGCTCCAGCTGAGGCAGCGCTCTTCCGAGGGGTCGGCAAGCAAGCGAGATTCTGCCCAGCGGCAAGGAGCCCTCTCAGCATGCTAGGGAACAGCCCTGCTACCCTGCACGGTAGCACAAACATCTCCAGCTCATAAATGAACTGCACAGTCTTGGTATTATGCTCTTCCTAGATTCATCACCGCTCCTGCATACGCAGGCCACAGTGCACCGTCTCTGGCACTGACCAGCCGGAGACCCAGCCTCTCCCATGGGTTCAGTGCCGCCTCTCAGTATCTTCCTAACAAATTAACTGAAGGAAAGTTGTGCCTGTTAGATTTTCATTCTGACACTTTCCTCTGTTTCATAAGACTCTCAGCTTAATACAATCACTGCAATAATAGAAGATTTTTTAAAGTCACCTAAGAGCAAATTGTCCTCAAGACTAATCCTGGCATCACAGCCTTAAAGCAAAGATTTGAGATTTTCTGCAAACATAACTAAAACATGGCTGACTAAAATCACCTTCAAAAGACGACCTATCACGAAATAGGAAGAAGAGAACAGATAAGgtgccttccttctttcctctccatATATGCATGTAAATAGGCCTGCAGTGCTGAGAAAACTCATGTATTTGGCAAGTGCAAACTGAGAGGAAAATTCTGCAATACTCaagacaaaaaaatgaaacaccttttgcaaaactgcaaaaagaaagattGCACATGAAAAATTCTCAGTAAGACTGAGCTTTAGATCTATTTTccacaaaaagataaaaaaaaacaaaaaaaggaaagacttgGACAGGTTTGGGGGTAGTAGCAAttactttctgctttcttctcattCTGGAGAAAGGGTTGCACTGCATCTACAATGTTCCCTGTGGTTTGGGAAAACGAATTAAACAAAGAGCTAGGGCTACCAATCTCTACATGACCACTACTGGCAGGATAATCACTAAGTGAACTGCTGGGCCAATGActgaggaaggggggggggggggggggggggaaggatgttACAGGTAACAGCTATGCTTGACAAAGCGCAATTGAGAGACTTATTCTTTAAGAAAGAGTGATAGGAACCAGGAGAGAGAAGATGCAGTTCCAACAGTCATTTTTAACTAAGAGTGAATTTACACTTCAGCTGGAGGCCGACTCCAGAATACGTCACATGCCCATAATTCTTTTAATTTAGCTAGTACAGGGAACAAGGGTAGTGAAAATACGGCAGTCTGTAACAGCTGAGACAGCCAGAGACCATACCTGGGTCACTAGCTAACGCTGAAGTCCGTACCTCTGACTGCAGTATATCTAGCCTGCAGGAGAAAAACCCAAATTAGATCCAAGCAATAGCATTTTCAGACACATTCTGCACCAGGACTGAAACCAAAGTCCCAGGAAACTTTTTCTGGTATCAACGTGAACCTGTTTTCAGGacaatttcttcattttcttcagatattatttattttaaaaccactTATGTAGAGAGGAGAATTGGAAGAATTACCAACGTGCACCCCAGATAAGCTTTGCTACACTTCCTCAAGGTGCTTGTTACAATAATTTTTAGTGTGTCATGTTCTCTTACAAAAGTAATGAGAAGACTAAGTCTGAAGTTCATTCTAATGgaagtaaaaatgaatttatggCTACATCCAAATGGAAAGTTGAGAAATATAACTCTCACGCACCTGTCATGCGGGCAGATCTACGGATCTCAACGAGAAACCTGGCGGCACAAGGGctctgctgcacagcagctgcaggCCCCGCAGGGCTGACTGCGCTGACGTCTGAATCGATACGAACTGTAGGTACACAGCAAATACTGATTAGAAAATGGTGGGTACTGACCAAAGGAAAGCACTCGTTAATTACAGTTTAACGGGCAGTCACTATTTATGTTTTGAGATGAACAGTCAAAATAGTCTCTCAAAGCAGAAGGATAAAACAGTGCCACCTTTCCTCCCGAAACCATCTTTCCACAAAGGACATCTCTGTAGTCAGTGGTGCAAAGATACCTTCCACAAATGGTTTGTTTCTCCTATAAAGATATATAGAGGCATTTGCAAATAGGGACAAAACcccatgaaataaagaaaatttgtAAGACAATTATTCCTTTATTAGGATGAAATTAATATAATTAAGAAAGAGTTTTTCATGACTTAATGACATTTTTCTCCCCAATTTAAGTAGGGTACAATTGGCAGAGATTGAAGTCTTCCATCCCTGTATGAATAGCAGCAACACAGCACTGATATTGGCCTTGATCATTTTTTACAAATGAACAGAAAGATGAAGTTCTTAATCTGCTTTTCTACTGATGCCATCATAAACTATAATAAGAAGCAATGGGCCATGGTGAAGATAGACAGAGGGGAAACAACATAAAACAAGTGAAAGATAAATCCTATTATCTTAGGAAATAGTTGTTTACACAGAAAAATCAACTGCTAGAAAACAAAATGGCTCCTCCTTGAACAAAGGCATTTAGAAACTCTCAAATACACCATTCACCCTATGCTTTCCTCTGTCTGAGCTAtctcagtaaaaaaaattcatgtttttctATAACAGCTGCACATCATTTCACTGAGAATTTGAAGACAGATAAAGACCAAACGTAATCAAGTTGGTGACAATGctggaaggacaggaggaggaggaaggtgaccTTAGCGACAATCTGCAGAGTGCAGTACTGCAGCATCAAATTCAGGTACTACTGCCTGATGGGCCTGGTTCTGAGCTGCAGTTTTTCACTGCTGTGATGGAAAATATTAATCTTTTACTTCTAGAAATTAATGTTGTGCACTAACTGTGCAGGAAAGACATCTTGAATGTTCTAGTAAACCAACTTTTAAAtggttaaaacagaaaaaaagctgaaacttAACTTTTATGATACCTTACCATAAAGGTTCTCAACACCTTATCAATAGGTTCTTGAGGTCAGCACCGCTTATCATCTTCAATGACTATTTTTCCACACTCTCAGAGGGAGTGTGTATGTCACTTTTTTTAGATAACGATAGTGAAAATCATTTTCGAGAGCTTGAAATCGTGGGACTTATTCATAAGGACAATTAGATCCTGGTTATCTGTTGAGCCCATCCTCAGACACTGTGTGATATAGACTGCCATCAGTCCttactttcagttttcttctttctgtctaaACATTATAAACAACATCTGGCATGAACACATAACACCACAAAATGCCTCACATTAGCAAGCAAATCCAgatagaaaattaaattattattagcAATTATCTGGGAACATTGGCTTCACCACTGCACATTGTGTGACATTTTGGACAAGTCCAGTTCTTTTTAACATGACTCTGTATAAggggtatgt is a window from the Struthio camelus isolate bStrCam1 chromosome 9, bStrCam1.hap1, whole genome shotgun sequence genome containing:
- the SUCNR1 gene encoding succinate receptor 1 isoform X2, which gives rise to MVGFLEKYYLSTMYSLEFILGLTGNTIVVFGYIFCLKNWKSGNIYLFNLSLSDLLFLCTLPVLVKSYSRDQWAKESIFCHSNRFLLHANLYTSILFLTFISIDRYLLMKHPFREHFLQKRKTAVIVSVAIWIWVVLELLPLMHFLVTMAAADNDNCLDYASSGDPAKSIIYSMFLTVFGFLIPLCVMCFFYVKMVIFLKNRSEQNSSFPTLEKPLSLVILTVVIFSLLFTPYHIMRNVRLASRIPALNVSVCTQNIINVVYIITRPIAFLNSVINPVFYFLMGDHFREMLMAKIRQLLNRKRTNKENSDTGR
- the SUCNR1 gene encoding succinate receptor 1 isoform X1, with translation MAVNETGDCLLMVGFLEKYYLSTMYSLEFILGLTGNTIVVFGYIFCLKNWKSGNIYLFNLSLSDLLFLCTLPVLVKSYSRDQWAKESIFCHSNRFLLHANLYTSILFLTFISIDRYLLMKHPFREHFLQKRKTAVIVSVAIWIWVVLELLPLMHFLVTMAAADNDNCLDYASSGDPAKSIIYSMFLTVFGFLIPLCVMCFFYVKMVIFLKNRSEQNSSFPTLEKPLSLVILTVVIFSLLFTPYHIMRNVRLASRIPALNVSVCTQNIINVVYIITRPIAFLNSVINPVFYFLMGDHFREMLMAKIRQLLNRKRTNKENSDTGR